In a single window of the Hirundo rustica isolate bHirRus1 chromosome 7, bHirRus1.pri.v3, whole genome shotgun sequence genome:
- the ATP5MC3 gene encoding ATP synthase F(0) complex subunit C3, mitochondrial, with amino-acid sequence MFACAKLATSPSLIRAGSRVLYRPISASVLSRPEVKNGEGKSTVNGAQNTVSRVALREFQTSAISRDIDTAAKFIGAGAATVGVAGSGAGIGTVFGSLIIGYARNPSLKQQLFSYAILGFALSEAMGLFCLMVAFLILFAM; translated from the exons ATGTTCGCCTGCGCCAAGCTCGCCACTTCGCCCTCCCTG ATCCGTGCTGGATCAAGAGTCTTGTACAGACCAATTTCGGCGTCTGTGTTGTCTAGGCCAGAAGTCAAGAATGGAGAG ggCAAGTCAACAGTTAACGGGGCCCAAAATACTGTCTCCCGAGTAGCGCTTAGAGAATTCCAGACTAGTGCTATCAGCAGGGACATTGACACTGCTGCCAAATTCATTGGTGCTGGTGCAGCCACAGTAGGTGTGGCTGGTTCTGGTGCTGGTATTGGAACAGTCTTCGGTAGTCTAATCATTGGTTATGCCAG aaatccttctctgaagcagcagctgttctCATATGCTATCCTGGGATTCGCCCTGTCTGAAGCTATGGGTCTCTTCTGCCTGATGGTTGCTTTCTTGATCCTATTTGCCATGTGA